Proteins from a single region of Homalodisca vitripennis isolate AUS2020 unplaced genomic scaffold, UT_GWSS_2.1 ScUCBcl_3885;HRSCAF=9681, whole genome shotgun sequence:
- the LOC124372718 gene encoding putative uncharacterized protein FLJ46204, with protein MILNKVSFLSHSLTLLLTHSPTHSHTHSPTHSHTCSLTHSLSCSLTHPLTLILAHSLTHSRTCSLTHPLILTRSLIHSHTHPLTLIHAHSPTHSHTCSLTHSHARSLTPLTLILAHSLTHSRTCSLTHPLILTRSLTHPLSYSLAHSPTLVLAHSPTHSHSL; from the coding sequence ATGATTTTGAATAAAGTTTCTTtcctctctcactcactcactctccTACTCACTCACTCACCCACTCACTCTCATACTCACTCACCCACTCACTCTCATACTTGCTCACTCACCCATTCACTCTCATGCTCACTCACTCACCCACTCACTCTCATACTCGCTCACTCACTCACCCACTCTCGTACTTGCTCGCTCACTCACCCACTCATACTCACTCGCTCACTCATCCACTCTCATACTCACCCACTCACTCTCATACACGCTCACTCACCCACTCACTCTCATACTTGCTCACTCACCCACTCTCATGCTCGCTCACTCACCCCACTCACTCTCATACTCGCTCACTCACTCACCCACTCTCGTACTTGCTCACTCACTCACCCACTCATACTCACTCGCTCACTCACTCATCCACTCTCATACTCGCTCGCTCACTCACCCACTCTCGTACTTGCTCACTCACCCACTCACTCTCACtcattatag